A genomic segment from Panthera tigris isolate Pti1 chromosome A1, P.tigris_Pti1_mat1.1, whole genome shotgun sequence encodes:
- the LAMP1 gene encoding lysosome-associated membrane glycoprotein 1 isoform X1 → MPLVNLSAVPHPFTPLPVNTGRSSERQSLKYPEDNSRSSRELTRCGCTLQYTPAPGLLHGTAATFVVTDGNGTACIMANFSAAFVTSYDTRNGPTNVTFDLPPDAAVLNSSSSCGKENASAPSLVIAFGRGHRLTLNFTRNATRYSVQLMGFIYNLSDTQIFPNASSKEIKTVESATDIRADINKKYRCVSNNQIHMRNVTVTLHDATIQAYLASSSFSKEETRCEQDGPFPTTAPPPPPRPSPSPTPESPSVHKYNVSGANGTCLLASMGLQLNVTYSKRDNTTVSGLFSIDPSNTSATGSCGAQLVTLDLRSSRIHSLLFQFGMDPNTSQFFLQGIQLNMTVPDARDPTFQADNSSLRALQATIGNSYKCNAEERVEVTEAFSVNIFKVWVQAFQVQGDKFGSVEECQLDENSMLIPIAVGGALAGLVLIVLIAYLIGRKRSHAGYQTI, encoded by the exons ATGCCCTTGGTGAACCTGTCTGCGGTGCCACACCCTTTCACCCCGCTCCCAGTTAACACGGGAAGATCATCCGAAAGGCAGAGTTTGAAATATCCGGAAGACAATTCCCGGAGCTCACGCGAGCTCACACGATGTGGATGCACGTTACAGTACACACCTGCCC CAGGCCTCCTACATGGCACGGCGGCCACGTTTGTGGTGACGGACGGCAATGGGACGGCTTGCATCATGGCCAACTTCTCTGCTGCCTTCGTGACCAGCTATGATACCAGGAACGGTCCTACG AATGTGACCTTCGACCTACCACCTGATGCAGCAGTGTTAAACAGCAGCAGCTCCTGTGGTAAAGAGAACGCGTCTGCCCCCAGTCTCGTGATTGCTTTTGGAAGAGGACATAGACTGACCCTCAATTTCACAAGAAATGCAACCCGTTATAGTGTTCAGCTGATGGGTTTTATTTATAACTTGTCTGACACACAGATTTTCCCCAACGCAAGCTCCAAGG aaatcaagACTGTGGAGTCTGCCACTGACATCAGGgcagacataaataaaaaatacagatgtgtGAGCAACAACCAGATCCACATGCGCAACGTCACTGTCACGCTCCATGATGCCACCATCCAGGCGTACCTTGCCAGCAGTAGCTTTAGCAAGGAAG AGACGCGCTGTGAGCAAGATGGGCCTTTCCCGACAACCGCACCGCCACCGCCTCCCCGCCCTTCACCATCCCCCACGCCAGAGAGCCCCTCCGTGCACAAGTACAACGTGAGCGGCGCCAACGGGACCTGCCTGCTGGCCAGCATGGGGCTACAGCTGAACGTCACCTACAGCAAGAGGGACAACACG ACCGTCAGCGGACTGTTCAGCATCGACCCAAGCAACACGAGCGCCACGGGGAGCTGTGGCGCCCAGCTGGTGACCCTGGATCTCCGGAGCAGCCGCATCCACTCCTTGCTCTTCCAGTTTGGAATG gACCCAAATACTAGCCAGTTTTTCCTGCAAGGAATCCAGTTGAATATGACTGTCCCTGACGCCAGAG ACCCCACCTTCCAGGCGGACAACAGCTCTTTGAGGGCACTGCAGGCCACCATCGGGAATTCATACAAGTGTAACGCCGAGGAGCGCGTGGAGGTCACGGAGGCCTTTTCTgtcaatatattcaaagtgtggGTCCAGGCTTTCCAGGTGCAAGGTGACAAGTTTGGGTCTG TGGAGGAGTGCCAGCTGGATGAGAACAGCATGCTGATCCCCATTGCCGTGGGCGGCGCCCTGGCGGGGCTGGTCCTCATCGTCCTCATTGCCTACCTCATCGGCAGGAAGAGGAGCCACGCGGGCTACCAGACGATCTAG
- the LAMP1 gene encoding lysosome-associated membrane glycoprotein 1 isoform X2 — protein sequence MAALGGARRRPLFLLLLAGLLHGTAATFVVTDGNGTACIMANFSAAFVTSYDTRNGPTNVTFDLPPDAAVLNSSSSCGKENASAPSLVIAFGRGHRLTLNFTRNATRYSVQLMGFIYNLSDTQIFPNASSKEIKTVESATDIRADINKKYRCVSNNQIHMRNVTVTLHDATIQAYLASSSFSKEETRCEQDGPFPTTAPPPPPRPSPSPTPESPSVHKYNVSGANGTCLLASMGLQLNVTYSKRDNTTVSGLFSIDPSNTSATGSCGAQLVTLDLRSSRIHSLLFQFGMDPNTSQFFLQGIQLNMTVPDARDPTFQADNSSLRALQATIGNSYKCNAEERVEVTEAFSVNIFKVWVQAFQVQGDKFGSVEECQLDENSMLIPIAVGGALAGLVLIVLIAYLIGRKRSHAGYQTI from the exons ATGGCGGCCCTCGGCGGCGCCCGGCGGCGGCCTCTGTTCCTGCTGCTGCTCG CAGGCCTCCTACATGGCACGGCGGCCACGTTTGTGGTGACGGACGGCAATGGGACGGCTTGCATCATGGCCAACTTCTCTGCTGCCTTCGTGACCAGCTATGATACCAGGAACGGTCCTACG AATGTGACCTTCGACCTACCACCTGATGCAGCAGTGTTAAACAGCAGCAGCTCCTGTGGTAAAGAGAACGCGTCTGCCCCCAGTCTCGTGATTGCTTTTGGAAGAGGACATAGACTGACCCTCAATTTCACAAGAAATGCAACCCGTTATAGTGTTCAGCTGATGGGTTTTATTTATAACTTGTCTGACACACAGATTTTCCCCAACGCAAGCTCCAAGG aaatcaagACTGTGGAGTCTGCCACTGACATCAGGgcagacataaataaaaaatacagatgtgtGAGCAACAACCAGATCCACATGCGCAACGTCACTGTCACGCTCCATGATGCCACCATCCAGGCGTACCTTGCCAGCAGTAGCTTTAGCAAGGAAG AGACGCGCTGTGAGCAAGATGGGCCTTTCCCGACAACCGCACCGCCACCGCCTCCCCGCCCTTCACCATCCCCCACGCCAGAGAGCCCCTCCGTGCACAAGTACAACGTGAGCGGCGCCAACGGGACCTGCCTGCTGGCCAGCATGGGGCTACAGCTGAACGTCACCTACAGCAAGAGGGACAACACG ACCGTCAGCGGACTGTTCAGCATCGACCCAAGCAACACGAGCGCCACGGGGAGCTGTGGCGCCCAGCTGGTGACCCTGGATCTCCGGAGCAGCCGCATCCACTCCTTGCTCTTCCAGTTTGGAATG gACCCAAATACTAGCCAGTTTTTCCTGCAAGGAATCCAGTTGAATATGACTGTCCCTGACGCCAGAG ACCCCACCTTCCAGGCGGACAACAGCTCTTTGAGGGCACTGCAGGCCACCATCGGGAATTCATACAAGTGTAACGCCGAGGAGCGCGTGGAGGTCACGGAGGCCTTTTCTgtcaatatattcaaagtgtggGTCCAGGCTTTCCAGGTGCAAGGTGACAAGTTTGGGTCTG TGGAGGAGTGCCAGCTGGATGAGAACAGCATGCTGATCCCCATTGCCGTGGGCGGCGCCCTGGCGGGGCTGGTCCTCATCGTCCTCATTGCCTACCTCATCGGCAGGAAGAGGAGCCACGCGGGCTACCAGACGATCTAG